A region of Methanoculleus thermophilus DNA encodes the following proteins:
- a CDS encoding glycosyltransferase family 2 protein, which yields ILTLVHDHHLKVAGAEREGAQTREPRYRGRRIAVVVPAYNEEELIGEVLDGIPDYVAKVYAVNDGSSDRTGEIIEDYARRDPRVVPIHHSPNRGPGAAVISGYSRALSDGIDVVATMDGDGQMDPQYLSKFLDPIIDGKCDFTLGNRLGSPEYRGRMSKWRFFGNAMLTFLTKIASGYWSMMDPQNGYTAISRRALESIDFKDMYPRYGYLNDRLVRLNIHGFRIQNIAHPAKYGNEKSSIKYGRYIVRVSNLLLRTFLRRLKMKYVILSFHPLVLFYLFGSILSAIGVVGGAITLWEKLVWGYPVLFVHGALSMLAFMMGVMFLSFAMLFDMVAERQGYGWY from the coding sequence ATCCTGACCCTGGTCCATGACCATCACCTGAAGGTCGCCGGAGCGGAGCGCGAGGGGGCCCAGACCCGGGAACCCCGCTACCGGGGGAGGCGGATCGCCGTGGTGGTCCCGGCGTACAACGAGGAAGAGTTGATCGGGGAGGTGCTCGACGGCATCCCCGACTACGTCGCGAAAGTCTACGCGGTGAACGACGGCTCCTCCGACCGGACCGGGGAGATCATCGAGGACTACGCCCGGCGCGATCCAAGGGTCGTCCCGATCCACCACAGCCCGAACCGGGGGCCAGGGGCTGCAGTTATATCCGGCTACTCCCGGGCTCTCAGTGACGGGATAGATGTTGTCGCAACCATGGACGGCGACGGTCAGATGGATCCCCAGTACCTCTCTAAGTTTCTGGATCCTATCATTGATGGAAAGTGCGACTTTACCCTTGGGAACCGCCTTGGTTCCCCTGAATATCGAGGCCGCATGAGCAAGTGGCGGTTCTTTGGCAATGCGATGCTCACGTTCCTCACAAAGATTGCATCGGGCTACTGGTCCATGATGGATCCCCAGAACGGCTACACCGCGATCTCTCGCCGTGCCCTCGAAAGCATTGACTTCAAAGATATGTACCCCAGGTACGGTTACTTAAATGATCGGCTGGTCAGGCTGAACATTCACGGTTTCCGGATACAGAATATCGCTCATCCTGCGAAATACGGCAACGAAAAATCTTCCATCAAATACGGCCGTTATATCGTTCGGGTCTCAAACCTTCTCCTCCGGACGTTTCTCCGGCGGCTCAAGATGAAGTACGTGATACTCAGCTTCCATCCCCTTGTCTTATTCTACCTCTTTGGATCGATCCTGTCAGCGATCGGGGTAGTGGGTGGAGCGATTACGCTGTGGGAAAAACTGGTCTGGGGCTACCCTGTTCTTTTCGTTCATGGTGCTCTCTCGATGCTGGCGTTTATGATGGGGGTTATGTTCCTCTCGTTTGCGATGCTCTTTGATATGGTCGCAGAGAGACAGGGTTACGGGTGGTACTGA
- a CDS encoding glycosyltransferase family 4 protein, with amino-acid sequence MKIAVLVTHWKNTHGTGVTRYVINLVEELKKDPDLEIFVLYRYGDDSENYKIAGPKYTFPFKGIAILNKLQPDIVYTDTNWYFLLTGVIFKRLSGAKLITTMHSHPPRLPYLGKILMQYLLNSCDTITYVSEDLRKTIHHVWAIPIKIREEITYAGVRSQSVNEREVKEFITKYGISKTSLILLMQSSPIARVKADGTKILMRSIQKLLPTYPEILLIVTGTGPYLDELQEYAVTLGIRDRVIFTGWIDNPFVPLSICDIYTHISLGEGLPLALLEAMSIGKPIVATPVGGIPEVIDNGRNGLLVEPDADVVAEAIEKLLKDEKLRTRLGHNAYADSKKYTWEKCANTFLEVFERRY; translated from the coding sequence ATGAAAATTGCTGTTCTAGTCACACATTGGAAAAATACTCATGGGACTGGAGTTACCCGATATGTCATAAACTTAGTTGAGGAGCTCAAGAAGGATCCTGACTTGGAGATATTTGTACTCTATAGGTATGGAGATGACTCTGAGAATTATAAGATTGCTGGGCCGAAGTACACATTCCCATTCAAAGGTATAGCGATCTTAAACAAATTACAACCAGATATTGTATACACGGACACTAATTGGTATTTCCTATTGACGGGAGTCATTTTTAAAAGATTAAGTGGGGCCAAACTAATTACTACAATGCACTCTCATCCCCCTAGATTGCCGTATCTCGGAAAGATCTTGATGCAATATCTCCTTAATTCGTGTGATACTATTACATATGTCTCCGAAGATCTACGAAAAACGATTCACCATGTTTGGGCCATTCCTATCAAAATAAGAGAAGAAATTACGTATGCTGGCGTAAGATCACAGTCGGTTAACGAAAGGGAGGTAAAAGAATTTATTACAAAATATGGGATCTCAAAAACCTCACTCATCTTGTTGATGCAATCGTCACCTATCGCCAGAGTTAAAGCTGATGGTACCAAAATATTAATGCGATCGATCCAGAAGTTGCTGCCAACTTATCCTGAAATTTTACTGATCGTAACTGGTACTGGTCCTTATCTGGATGAACTACAAGAATATGCAGTTACTCTTGGCATTCGGGATAGGGTAATCTTTACGGGTTGGATTGATAACCCCTTTGTTCCTCTCTCTATTTGTGACATTTATACTCACATCTCCTTGGGAGAGGGATTACCTCTTGCTCTTTTAGAAGCGATGTCCATTGGTAAACCCATTGTTGCAACGCCTGTTGGAGGCATACCTGAAGTCATTGATAACGGAAGAAATGGACTGTTGGTAGAACCTGATGCAGATGTTGTGGCAGAAGCCATTGAAAAACTTCTAAAAGATGAAAAGTTAAGGACAAGACTTGGGCATAACGCATATGCTGACTCCAAAAAATATACTTGGGAAAAATGCGCAAATACCTTTTTAGAAGTATTCGAGAGGAGATATTGA
- a CDS encoding nucleotide sugar dehydrogenase, whose amino-acid sequence MDQSAEIGIIGQGYVGLPLAMAFAKKFTVFGYDVCSETVERLRAGKSHIQDVTDEQLSRYLGKTYFPTSNPEDLRRCDFLIICVPTPLSEDKIPNLSYIKSACKTIKTILHPGQFVILESTTYPGTTDEVVVPILEETGLVAGSDFGVAYSPERVDPGNKKFPIDRVPTVVGGINPECTEVAAALYGSVVDQVVPVRDARTAEAVKMVENIFRNVNIALVNEMALIFERMGIDTWEVIDAAATKPYGFMPFYPGPGIGGHCIPLDPYYMSYRAKKYGFIPRFIETSGEINEFMKMHVVNLAERGLRQVGKRLYGARITVMGLAYKKNINDPRESPAIKIIEELANLGAEVRVYDPFVPSIRTRAGVFTSAGSVEEALSGAECAVFLVDHDVFRGISVETVKGLMASPVVVDGKNLFAGGKGIVYLGIGKGSY is encoded by the coding sequence ATGGATCAGAGTGCAGAAATCGGTATCATCGGCCAGGGATATGTCGGCCTCCCGCTCGCGATGGCCTTTGCGAAGAAATTCACCGTCTTCGGGTACGACGTCTGCTCAGAGACCGTTGAGCGTCTCCGGGCCGGGAAGTCGCACATCCAGGACGTCACGGACGAACAACTCTCCCGGTACCTCGGGAAGACCTACTTCCCGACATCCAATCCCGAAGACCTCCGCCGGTGTGACTTCCTCATCATCTGTGTTCCGACCCCCTTATCGGAGGATAAGATCCCCAACCTGAGTTACATCAAGAGCGCCTGCAAGACCATCAAGACCATTCTTCACCCCGGGCAGTTCGTGATCCTCGAGAGTACCACCTACCCCGGAACGACCGATGAGGTAGTAGTTCCGATCCTGGAAGAGACCGGGCTCGTCGCCGGCAGCGACTTCGGCGTTGCCTACTCCCCCGAGCGGGTGGACCCCGGGAACAAAAAGTTCCCCATCGACAGGGTCCCGACCGTCGTCGGCGGCATCAATCCCGAGTGCACCGAGGTTGCCGCCGCCCTCTACGGGAGTGTTGTGGATCAGGTCGTCCCGGTTCGCGATGCCCGGACGGCGGAGGCCGTGAAGATGGTCGAGAACATCTTTCGGAACGTGAACATTGCTCTTGTCAACGAAATGGCCCTCATCTTCGAGCGGATGGGCATCGACACCTGGGAGGTGATCGATGCCGCGGCCACCAAACCCTACGGCTTCATGCCGTTTTATCCTGGTCCGGGTATCGGCGGCCACTGCATCCCCCTCGATCCCTACTACATGTCCTACCGGGCGAAGAAGTACGGTTTCATCCCCCGCTTCATCGAGACCTCCGGCGAGATCAACGAGTTCATGAAGATGCACGTTGTCAACCTCGCCGAGCGCGGCCTCCGGCAGGTCGGCAAGCGCCTCTACGGTGCGAGGATCACCGTCATGGGCCTCGCCTACAAGAAGAATATCAACGACCCCCGGGAGTCGCCCGCAATCAAGATCATCGAGGAGCTTGCAAACCTCGGGGCCGAGGTGCGGGTGTATGACCCATTCGTTCCCTCGATTCGGACGAGGGCCGGGGTCTTCACCTCGGCCGGGAGCGTCGAGGAGGCGCTTTCCGGGGCGGAGTGTGCGGTCTTCCTCGTGGACCACGACGTCTTCCGGGGGATCTCGGTGGAGACCGTGAAGGGGCTCATGGCCTCGCCGGTGGTCGTGGACGGGAAGAATCTGTTCGCGGGCGGCAAGGGGATTGTGTATCTGGGGATTGGGAAAGGGTCTTATTGA
- a CDS encoding Gfo/Idh/MocA family protein → MNEEISVGVVGMGKMGIMHAGILNNLNGVSVKAVADTQKLITHFIENQLTGINAYDNYEEMLSKEDLDVVYITTPTSLHPRVAVNCVNNGIPFFVEKPLGINTESCAPLLELLQETYVTNMIGYSKRFVSTFKMAKQIIDNKELGEMIYFNSTMYVSQLFSRGRGWRYDKGISGGGVLNTLGTHLIDLLLWFFGDYSYVQGGTKRYYSSDVEDFAHAYIAFNSGIEGTIDTSWSVRNYRLPEIKIEVHCSRGMFVVTDDYIKIFTDADNAWKEYYKQDFVSGVDFDLGGPEYTMEDKHMVECVKKNVKTDLDVFEGFAVQKVIEEIYKTASNKAEMGVNTHDY, encoded by the coding sequence ATGAACGAAGAAATAAGCGTTGGCGTTGTTGGGATGGGGAAAATGGGCATTATGCATGCCGGGATCCTCAATAACCTAAACGGTGTATCAGTTAAGGCAGTAGCAGATACGCAAAAGTTAATCACCCACTTTATTGAGAATCAGCTCACAGGAATCAATGCCTATGATAACTACGAGGAGATGCTCTCAAAAGAAGATTTAGATGTCGTATACATAACTACGCCAACGTCATTGCACCCAAGAGTCGCAGTGAATTGCGTTAACAATGGCATTCCGTTTTTTGTTGAAAAACCCCTGGGCATTAATACGGAAAGTTGTGCCCCGCTGTTAGAGTTGCTCCAGGAGACATATGTTACAAATATGATAGGTTACTCAAAACGTTTTGTTAGCACATTTAAAATGGCAAAACAGATTATTGACAATAAAGAACTGGGAGAAATGATCTATTTTAACTCAACAATGTATGTATCCCAGCTATTTTCAAGGGGCAGAGGGTGGAGATATGATAAAGGGATAAGTGGAGGAGGCGTCTTAAATACCTTAGGGACGCATTTGATAGATCTGCTTCTGTGGTTCTTTGGCGATTATTCGTATGTCCAGGGGGGAACAAAGCGTTACTATTCTTCAGATGTAGAAGATTTTGCACATGCATATATCGCATTTAATAGCGGTATCGAAGGGACAATCGATACTTCATGGAGCGTTCGGAATTATCGACTACCAGAAATTAAAATTGAAGTACATTGTTCCAGAGGCATGTTTGTTGTCACTGATGACTACATAAAAATATTCACTGATGCCGATAATGCTTGGAAAGAGTATTATAAACAAGATTTTGTCAGTGGAGTGGATTTTGACCTTGGGGGGCCAGAGTACACGATGGAAGATAAGCACATGGTCGAGTGTGTAAAGAAAAACGTGAAAACAGATCTTGATGTTTTCGAAGGTTTTGCAGTTCAAAAAGTTATTGAGGAGATTTATAAAACTGCAAGCAATAAAGCCGAAATGGGGGTGAATACTCATGACTATTGA
- a CDS encoding DUF354 domain-containing protein, translated as MRILIDIGHPAHVHQFRNAIHLLEARGHDVLVTSRNKEVTFALLDKYSIPYVKVGDYANNNIKKAINMFKIDAELYSVTSKFQPDILIGGVGNVYIAHVSWLLRRPSILFNDTEHGKLQDQLSYPFTTTICTPSCYTRDLGEKQVRYNGYHELAYLHPNRFTPDPAVLTELGLTEDDPFIIVRFVSWQASHDVGQHGIRDKVGLVKALEQYGRVLITSEGALPEELQPYQIRVSPEKLHDLLYYATLYVGEGGTTASECAVLGTHAIYVNTLPLGYIAEEDEKYHLVSDFSGRDCTDETVLAEARRLLQNPDLRKEGKQKATTLVQDKIDVTAFMVWFIEHYPESVDLMKSQPGIQQQFGYH; from the coding sequence ATGAGAATTTTAATAGATATAGGGCACCCAGCCCACGTTCATCAATTTAGAAATGCGATTCATCTATTAGAAGCACGAGGCCATGATGTGCTGGTCACCTCTCGAAATAAAGAGGTAACATTTGCATTGCTCGATAAATACTCAATACCATATGTGAAAGTGGGAGATTACGCAAACAACAATATTAAAAAAGCAATAAACATGTTTAAAATCGATGCAGAACTGTATTCTGTGACAAGTAAGTTTCAACCGGATATTTTGATCGGCGGGGTGGGAAATGTGTATATTGCACACGTTTCATGGCTACTACGCAGGCCCTCAATTTTATTCAACGATACGGAGCACGGTAAATTGCAAGATCAATTGTCGTATCCTTTCACAACAACAATTTGTACCCCCTCCTGCTATACGAGAGATCTCGGTGAAAAGCAGGTCCGATATAATGGCTACCACGAGCTCGCCTACCTCCACCCAAACCGCTTCACTCCAGACCCCGCCGTCCTCACCGAGCTCGGCCTCACCGAGGACGACCCCTTCATCATCGTCCGCTTTGTCTCCTGGCAGGCGAGCCACGACGTCGGCCAGCACGGCATCCGCGACAAGGTCGGGCTCGTGAAGGCGCTGGAGCAGTACGGCCGGGTCCTGATCACCTCTGAGGGGGCGCTGCCGGAGGAGTTGCAGCCCTATCAGATCCGGGTCTCGCCGGAGAAGTTGCATGATCTGTTGTATTACGCGACGCTGTATGTGGGGGAGGGGGGAACGACGGCGTCGGAATGTGCAGTGCTCGGCACTCATGCTATCTACGTTAATACTCTCCCGTTAGGCTATATCGCCGAGGAAGATGAGAAGTATCACCTTGTTTCTGATTTTTCCGGCCGGGACTGTACCGACGAGACCGTGCTTGCCGAAGCGAGGAGATTGCTGCAGAATCCGGACCTGAGAAAAGAAGGGAAACAGAAAGCTACGACCCTCGTGCAGGATAAGATCGATGTGACTGCGTTTATGGTCTGGTTCATCGAGCACTATCCTGAGAGCGTCGACCTGATGAAGAGCCAGCCTGGAATTCAGCAGCAGTTTGGGTATCATTAA
- a CDS encoding glycosyltransferase family 4 protein produces the protein MSLEGEVDNVNLAVICHSYNNFQKDPIDILAPRVSSVNVFVRVNPFSELGKYLSIPQLERFSSAYKIDLTGTPENVQVSPTPIWYLPTDRDYKRLGERHYAHVKSLIKERGTKFDLIHAHFTWSAGYAGARLKEEYDVPFVVTGHGYDIYSLPFKDDEWRAKIEYVLNTADHIITVSQSNLACIQKLDVSTPVTVIPNGFRSDLFYPRDSLECRKALNLPQDKKIILTVGNLEPVKGQRYLVEAVQRIIRERKNILCVIVGAGKVRTALERQIRSLGLEDYILLAGGKPHDEIPLWMNACDLFVLPSLRESFGVVQIEAMACGKPVVATRNGGSEEVVISDKYGLLVEPADPEDLAEKILVALDREWDREAILAYAERFTWENIVKDILKIYRSLGIGD, from the coding sequence ATGTCCTTGGAAGGTGAGGTAGATAATGTAAACTTGGCCGTGATCTGCCATTCCTACAATAATTTCCAGAAAGACCCGATCGATATACTTGCTCCTCGTGTTTCATCAGTAAACGTCTTTGTGAGGGTGAATCCCTTTTCTGAGTTGGGGAAATATCTGTCTATTCCGCAACTCGAACGTTTTTCCTCTGCGTATAAAATAGACCTGACCGGTACCCCGGAGAATGTGCAAGTATCCCCAACTCCCATCTGGTATCTTCCCACAGATCGAGATTACAAAAGACTTGGTGAGAGGCACTATGCTCATGTCAAATCCTTGATTAAGGAACGTGGGACTAAGTTCGACCTCATCCACGCCCATTTCACCTGGTCTGCTGGCTATGCCGGTGCCCGCCTCAAGGAGGAGTACGACGTTCCCTTCGTGGTCACCGGGCACGGCTATGATATCTACTCCCTCCCCTTCAAGGACGATGAATGGCGGGCAAAGATCGAATACGTGCTCAACACCGCAGATCATATCATCACCGTCAGCCAGAGCAATCTTGCCTGCATCCAGAAACTGGACGTCTCCACACCGGTTACAGTCATACCCAATGGCTTCAGGAGCGATCTCTTCTACCCTCGCGATTCCTTAGAGTGCAGAAAGGCGCTCAACCTCCCTCAGGATAAGAAGATCATCCTCACGGTGGGAAATCTGGAGCCTGTCAAGGGCCAGAGATATCTTGTCGAAGCGGTTCAGAGGATCATCCGGGAAAGAAAAAATATCCTCTGCGTCATCGTCGGTGCCGGGAAGGTTCGTACCGCCCTTGAGCGCCAGATCCGCTCGCTTGGGCTGGAGGATTACATTCTGCTTGCCGGCGGAAAACCACACGACGAGATCCCCCTCTGGATGAACGCTTGTGACCTCTTTGTCCTGCCGAGCCTGAGAGAGAGTTTTGGGGTCGTTCAGATCGAGGCTATGGCGTGCGGGAAGCCGGTTGTTGCGACACGGAATGGTGGGAGTGAAGAGGTCGTCATTTCTGACAAATACGGCCTGCTGGTAGAGCCCGCCGACCCCGAAGACTTGGCAGAGAAGATCTTGGTGGCGCTGGACCGGGAGTGGGACCGGGAGGCGATCCTCGCGTATGCGGAGCGGTTTACGTGGGAGAATATTGTGAAGGACATCCTAAAGATCTATAGATCTCTTGGTATAGGTGATTAA